One stretch of Chelonia mydas isolate rCheMyd1 chromosome 21, rCheMyd1.pri.v2, whole genome shotgun sequence DNA includes these proteins:
- the LRRN2 gene encoding leucine-rich repeat neuronal protein 2, with translation MCPVKVFALEGSWSCQLKMRHFQMNLLLICVATATAIPIVPWKVKCPLQCVCQIRPWYTPRSVYREAATVDCNDLLISTVPERLPEGTQTLLLQSNHIARVDQSELDYLKNLTELDLSQNSFSDIWDFSLKNMPQMLSLHLEENQLAELSDNSFSGLANLQELYLNHNQLRRISPRAFSGLSNLLRLHLNSNLLRTVDSRWFQVLPNLEILMIGGNKVDAILDMNFRPLLNLRSLVLAGMNLREISDFALEGLRSLESLSFYDNKLVNVPKRALQQVPGLKFLDLNKNPLQRIRQSDFTNMLHLKELGLNNMEELVSIDKFALINLPELTKLDVTNNPKLSFIHPRAFHHLPQMETLMLNNNALSALHKQTVESLPNLQEISIHSNPIRCDCVIRWVNSTENHIRFIEPQSTLCADPPDLKRRHIRDVPFREMTDRCLPLISTKSFPSHLEVADSENISLHCRALAEPEPEIYWVTPSGVKLIPYLEDGRYKVHPEGTLEIHKITAQEAGLYTCVAHNLIGADTKSVSLMVNSSFPLSVDNLELLVKEVQAYHILVTWKPHLNTVSSNLTWSSFSFSSSLDVTNMARIPAGTHLYNITRLHQGTEYWACLHVAFLNLQSKVACVNARTKEAGYGYRYLESRQSVLTVLALCILLLSAILVGHYGFGSYRPQPGSPGKLLLHCLPWNPGSSSVRVVYPPFVKHWDQGRPGEKLLAVEVQATPLDS, from the coding sequence ATGTGCCCTGTGAAAGTTTTTGCCCTGGAAGGAAGTTGGTCTTGCCAGTTGAAAATGAGACACTTTCAAATGAACTTGCTTCTCATCTGTGTGGCAACTGCCACAGCCATCCCCATAGTGCCCTGGAAGGTGAAATGCCCACTGCAGTGTGTGTGTCAGATCAGACCCTGGTACACACCCAGGTCTGTGTACAGGGAGGCCGCTACCGTGGACTGCAATGACTTGCTCATCTCCACAGTGCCCGAGCGCTTGCCAGAGGGGACACAGACCCTGCTTTTACAAAGCAACCACATCGCCAGGGTGGACCAGAGTGAGCTGGACTATCTGAAAAACTTGACAGAGCTCGACCTGTCACAGAACAGCTTCTCCGACATCTGGGACTTCAGTCTGAAGAACATGCCCCAGATGCTGAGCCTCCACCTTGAAGAGAACCAGCTGGCCGAGTTGTCCGATAACAGCTTCTCTGGCCTGGCCAACCTCCAGGAGCTGTATCTGAACCACAACCAGCTGCGTAGGATTTCCCCACGGGCCTTTTCAGGTCTCAGTAACCTCCTTCGGCTCCACCTCAACTCTAATCTCTTGAGGACAGTTGACAGCCGCTGGTTCCAGGTGCTCCCCAACCTGGAGATCCTCATGATCGGAGGCAACAAGGTGGATGCTATCTTGGATATGAACTTCAGGCCTCTGTTAAACCTGAGGAGCTTGGTTCTGGCTGGGATGAACCTGAGGGAGATTTCAGATTTTGCCCTGGAAGGGCTGAGAAGCCTGGAGAGTCTGTCTTTCTACGACAACAAGCTGGTGAATGTCCCCAAGCGGGCACTGCAGCAAGTCCCTGGCCTTAAGTTCCTGGATCTGAACAAAAACCCTTTGCAGAGGATCAGGCAAAGTGACTTCACGAATATGCTACACCTCAAGGAGCTGGGACTTAACAACATGGAGGAGCTGGTTTCCATAGACAAGTTTGCCTTGATCAACCTCCCCGAGCTGACCAAACTGGACGTGACCAACAATCCCAAGCTGTCTTTCATCCACCCCAGAGCTTTCCATCACCTGCCCCAAATGGAGACCCTGATGCTCAACAACAACGCCCTAAGTGCCTTGCATAAGCAGACGGTAGAGTCCCTGCCCAACCTACAGGAGATCAGCATCCACAGCAACCCTATCCGCTGTGACTGCGTCATCCGCTGGGTCAACAGCACCGAGAACCATATCCGCTTCATCGAGCCCCAGTCCACGCTGTGCGCTGAtcccccagacctgaagaggaggcACATCCGGGATGTCCCCTTCCGGGAAATGACTGACCGGTGCCTGCCTCTCATCTCCACCAagagtttcccctcccacttggAGGTGGCAGACAGTGAGAACATCTCACTACATTGTAGGGCCCTGGCGGAACCGGAACCAGAGATCTACTGGGTCACACCGTCTGGGGTCAAGCTGATCCCTTACTTGGAGGACGGGAGGTACAAGGTGCACCCTGAAGGGACGCTGGAAATTCACAAGATAACTGCACAGGAGGCCGGGCTCTATACCTGCGTGGCCCATAACCTCATCGGTGCCGACACCAAGAGTGTCAGCCTGATGGTCAACAGCTCCTTCCCTCTCAGCGTCGACAACCTGGAGCTCCTGGTGAAGGAAGTCCAGGCTTACCATATCCTTGTCACCTGGAAGCCCCACCTCAACACGGTCTCCTCCAATCTCACCTGGTCCAGCTTCTCCTTCAGCTCCAGTTTGGATGTGACCAACATGGCCAGGATCCCTGCGGGCACCCACCTGTATAACATCACCCGGCTCCACCAGGGCACAGAGTACTGGGCCTGCCTTCATGTGGCCTTCCTAAACTTGCAGTCCAAGGTGGCCTGTGTGAATGCCAGGACTAAAGAGGCTGGCTATGGCTACCGGTACCTGGAGAGCAGGCAGAGTGTCTTGAcagtgctggccctctgcatctTACTGCTCTCAGCCATCCTGGTTGGCCACTATGGCTTTGGTTCCTACAGGCCGCAGCCTGGGAGCCCTGGGAAGCTGCTCCTGCACTGCCTGCCATGGAACCCAGGCTCCTCTTCAGTGCGCGTGGTCTACCCTCCTTTCGTCAAACACTGGGATCAAGGGAGGCCTGGGGAGAAGCTCCTAGCCGTGGAGGTGCAAGCAACGCCGCTGGACTCTTGA